A single region of the Chloroflexota bacterium genome encodes:
- a CDS encoding cytochrome b N-terminal domain-containing protein, translating to MANISGWFEERLEIRKNINWFLYRKVSRGVGWWYTLGSATLVTFLLLSFTGLFLMMNYSPSPDHAYESVQYITHEVPFGGFIRSIHSWSAGAMVVLIGLHLLRTFFMAAYKYPRELTWVVGVLLLILVMGASFTGYLLPWDQKAYWATNVGTGIASQAPVVGPWIQKVLVGGSSIGALTLTRFYTFHIGVIPPLIILLIVTHIFLVIKQGISAPPEK from the coding sequence ATGGCAAACATAAGCGGATGGTTTGAAGAAAGGCTAGAGATAAGGAAGAACATTAATTGGTTTCTTTACCGGAAAGTGTCCCGGGGCGTTGGCTGGTGGTATACACTGGGTAGTGCCACCCTAGTTACTTTTCTTCTACTTTCATTCACCGGGCTTTTTTTAATGATGAACTATTCCCCATCACCAGACCATGCCTATGAAAGCGTACAATATATTACCCATGAGGTGCCCTTCGGGGGTTTTATTCGCAGCATACATTCCTGGTCAGCCGGTGCCATGGTAGTTCTGATTGGTTTGCATCTTTTGCGTACCTTTTTCATGGCTGCCTATAAATACCCCCGAGAGCTGACCTGGGTTGTAGGTGTTTTACTGCTCATTCTGGTTATGGGAGCTTCTTTCACGGGTTATCTCCTTCCCTGGGATCAGAAAGCCTACTGGGCAACTAATGTAGGTACTGGTATTGCCAGTCAAGCACCAGTGGTAGGACCTTGGATCCAGAAAGTTCTTGTTGGTGGTAGCAGTATAGGCGCTCTGACTCTCACTCGGTTTTACACCTTTCATATTGGTGTTATTCCGCCACTAATTATTCTGCTCATCGTAACTCACATCTTTCTGGTGATAAAGCAGGGGATTTCAGCCCCACCGGAAAAGTAG